GGGCGGCGGCGTGCCGCTGAAGATCGGCAATGAAACCATTGGTGCCATTGGCGTGGCCGGTGCGCCGGGCGGCCATCTGGACGAAGCCTGCGCCCAGAAGGCCATCACCGCACTGAAGGATCAGTTGCAGTAATGCCTCCCGCACGCAGGTGAGAAAGGACAGGGCTCAGACCTGCGTGCGACAAGGGCCGCGAAGCAGGCCGCCGCAGAGCGCTCCCGCCAGCGGGTGGCGCCCACCTGCAGCCCCTGGGACTCAGAAAACCCCGTAGCGATAAGCCACATAGGCGGCCGCCGCCACCCCGATCAGACTGAGGACGGTCATGATTCTTGCCATGGACGCTCCTTAGAATAAAGCATCAAATCAGGCCTGAACGCTTATATATAAAGCGTTACAAGCTATCAAAACAGAAGTTTCAAAGCACCCGGCACATGGTGATGTGGGGAATGCCGGCCTCCTCATAAGGCTCGCCTACCGGCGTAAAACCTGCACGCAGATAAAAGGCTTCGGCATGGCGCTGAGCGTGCAGCACGATTTCCTTGTCGCCGCGCTCGCGTGCAGCATCGATCAGGCTCTCCAGCACCATGCGCCCCCAGCGGCCGCCGCGCACGCTGCGATCCACGGCCATGCGGCCGATACGTGCCACGCCCGGTGCATCGCTGACCAGCCGGCCTGTGGCCACGGGCTGGTTCAGGCCATTGAACAGGACCACATGGCGCGCCACAGGGTCGAACTCGTCTATTTCTATCTCGCGCGGCACACCCTGCTCGCGCACAAACACGGCCAGGCGCAGGCGCTCGGCGTCGCGCCCCAGATCGTTCCAGCTGCCCGAGCGCAGCGTGACGACCTCCTGCCCAGTTTCATAGGCCGTGAGCAGATCCCGCATGGCCTGGGGTACGGGCCTGGGGGTCTGCGTCTGGGCGTCGGCAAAGACATAGACCAGCTCCACGGTGTTGAGCAGCTCCATGCCTCGGAAGATGCCGGCCTCGAACTGCAGCGAGGTATTGCCCTGTTTGACACAACGGATGCCGACATCCAG
This window of the Comamonas testosteroni genome carries:
- a CDS encoding GNAT family N-acetyltransferase, producing the protein MNRQDFRSFTRIEVRWAEVDAQKIVFNAHYLMYADVAITNYWRQLAIPYEAGFASLGGELFVKKASTIYHGSATLGDVLDVGIRCVKQGNTSLQFEAGIFRGMELLNTVELVYVFADAQTQTPRPVPQAMRDLLTAYETGQEVVTLRSGSWNDLGRDAERLRLAVFVREQGVPREIEIDEFDPVARHVVLFNGLNQPVATGRLVSDAPGVARIGRMAVDRSVRGGRWGRMVLESLIDAARERGDKEIVLHAQRHAEAFYLRAGFTPVGEPYEEAGIPHITMCRVL